The DNA window GGGTCAGGCTACCTGGTCATGTCTGCTCAAAAGGCACCGCTGGTGCAGCCTGACATGCCCCTGGCTTTGGTTGCAAGCACGAGTGAGATTAATGTGACTGCAAGAATGCAGGGTGCAAGATGTATGGATGGGTTCCTGCCCACCATTGATGCAGAGTTTGGTTGGACAGGGTATGACAGGGATGGTCTTGTCTGAGTTGGGTTGGGTTTGTTCAGGATGTCTTGCCTGGATGTCTGAGGTGACTTATGGATAAGCCAGCAGATCTCTTTGTGCCCCAACCTAGCTGGACTCGTCACCTGATTTGATGACTACAGGTTCTCCTGTCTGCTGCCTTGCTATGTGGCAATGTGAGGGTGGTTTTCCCTTGGGTCTTACCATCTTGAGAACACAGCTGCTTTTGTTTGCATCCTTTTGTTCTTCACATCTAGGGTCTGTGACTTGAGAGTAAGAAGAATCATTGCTGGTTCTGTATTGCTGTTCCTCTGATGTATTTGCTGGTTCTGTATTGCTGTTTCTCTGATGTATTTGCTGGTTCTGTATTGCTGTTTCTCTGGTGTATTTGCTGGTTCTGTATTGCTGTCTCTCTGATGTATTTGTTGAGTTGTGCGGCATGGTGTTTCAGTGGGTAGTGCAGTTACCTCATACCACCAGGGGTTGTATGGGGGTTCGAATTCTACCTCCTCTTTGTGTGGAGATAATATAACACAATTTGCACCATGCTCCAACACAAGTTACTTGCAAATAGACATAAGAACATTTAGCTCAGTAACATTTAGCTCTCCAGCTATACATAGCCTCAACCATCCTGACTCTGAACTACTTATACATCTGGCTACTTCCATGTAGTctcatgattatttttttaaatgatttcaaCTGGGTAATATTGAGGGTTTCAGGACTCCAACTTACTTTTTCTGACTTCCAAATGTTAGACGCTGATGAACCAATAGGTAGGAACAACAAACaccttttcaattaaaaaaaaaaaaaaaacatgttttcccaGAGCTCTGTTCTGATAAATGGCTCCTGAGATTTGACTCGGGTGACTTGTGGTAAATGTCATGTTACAGATCTGACTGAAGCTTAATGAGCCTCTCTAGGCTCAAACGATCTAACGGTGCAGATGAGGCTGGTAAGGCCACGGAAGCCCTTGTGTGGTTTGTTTTGGTGGGAATTAGTTTAGGTAAAACTGGAACTTCACTTCAGAGTGCCTTTCTGCTGTTACGTAACTTGAGATTCTGGCTGGGGAGTAAGTCTACCAGGGTTTTTAGGGCAGGTGCACAGATCACCTGCAAATGTGTACATGAAAAATTTTGATAATTTGCTGATGCATTATATTTCATGGTCTGAGCATGCCTGACCAGTGGAGTCACCTACGCCACCTGCCATTCCACCCTATTTATTTAATAGGTTTAACATGAGCCTGTCCTGCTCACTCATGCTCCCCGCCTCAATGGTTCTGCAcccaagggcgtagatttgggtatggacagtATGGACACGTCCCTACCAATGCTGTGGGAGTGTCTTGTGcgttgggtgggggtgggggggggtttaggcTTATTTAGTGCCTACCAATTTTCAGACCCTTGTCTGTTTCTGACACCTTTCACCTTCCAGGATGGGGACCCAAAGATAGCTCCACATAGCCAGTTTGGGCTGAGCATGCCTGACAGGGTGGAAGACCCATGCTACGCTGGAGGGATCATGTCTCCCAGTTGGTTTGGGACCACTTGAGGATCCCCCAGAAGGAGCTGTGACCTCATTTTATGTGATTTTGAGATTCGTGCCTTTTAACCATGTAAAACATTGCTTAGCTCACCGGTGAGCAAGGCAAACATTCAGCGTATTTGTCTGATCGACTGCCCAGATAGAAACAGATGTTTGGATGGGCTGGAACCTGTTGGGTGACCCTGCATGTGCGTCTTGGAGGGGCACCTCCCACAGGGTAATATGTCATGAGATGGCAGGTCTGCCTCTTCTGCCTGCAGAGTGATATGCATGGATCCGTTTCCTGTAAGTGATGGAAAAGGTTAAAGAAAACGATCTGTCTTTTTGAAATGCCCGGCAGTGCCATTCAGGGAGGGGGACGTCGGCTGGGTGCCCTGAAACCTGCGGGGTAGATGCTTGACATTGTCTCTCTTCGTAACAACCCGCATGCCCCCACTTGTCCAAACAGGGAGGTGTCCTGGGAAAATGGATGCTGGAAGGGCCTCAGTACATCTAAGACTGTGCACTTGTACAGTGGCTGTATGTCACTCCCAGGTCACTGTCCGTCCAGACAGCTGCTTGGGGAAGAGGGAGCCGCACGGAGCCCATTAAATCTGCCCCTTCCATTAGCAAACCAAGCGGTAACCTGATCTGTCACTCGCTGCAccaacccccctcccagcccccaccTTGGAAAATTAAAACCCGAAGGGTTTTGTCGTGCACAGGGGAAATGCATTATTTCACAGCCTGAGCAGTGGGTGCCGTTGCCATCAGAGGGCTGCAGTAATAGAAAGCACGTATGTATATGTACTGCATATTCCTGCTGAGGGTCTCTTAGCCAGAGTAGAAGGAATGAGCTTTTAGCATGTCTCAGCATATGGCAGTGATCCTGTCAGATTAGTGCCTCCGTTACTTGCCCCCTATAAATAATGAGATGTAGAAGCGTGTCGTTTTGCTAATCTAGTTTAACAGCTTTACTGACGTAGGCAAACAAAGCTTCTGCTTACAGTGTTTCAGGGTTACGTTGCACTCGTGGTACCAGATGCTCATAGTGTTTTTGACAGTAACCGTCATTGATTTATTAGTATTTTGACGGGCGCGCCCCTTCCCACAATTTTTGCCAAGTTCTTTGATTGGCTGCGGACCCAGCAGTAGTCGGCGTGAAAACCAATCGGGGAAGATCTTTTGACGAAACCGCATGCCTAACATGGAGAACAGTATGTACATgtgtccccacccccaccactaTGGCTCCTGTGCGTGGACTTTCTTAGCAGTGGTATTAAGGGAACCTCTGTTTGTTTTATGGGCTGGTATCAAACTTTTTGATTGACAGGCAAAGCTACCAATAGTGGTCAAAGGAGATCCACCGCGGGCACACCATGAGCCCCTCCTCCCTGCTGTTATTTATActttttgtatgtctgaaacTCATTGTCATTTTGAAAATGCTCCTTGACCTTTTAGCTTTATGGTTTTCCTCTCTGATGTTGAGGGTTATAAAATGTATCTATTGTAAAAGTGTAATTGCAAGGTCCTCCTCCACAGCTCATGTTTTCTGAAATCCAAAGGCCAGAGAGTTGAACCAAAGCATGCTTGTGGTTGGTGCGCGTCTGCCAGGGTTGGGTATTTTTGGACACTGTGGCTGTCGGGGTCAGCACCACTGACATCTTGTAGTCTGCCTGAGGAATGATGGTATATGGCTGATGAAATTGTTTGCCGGCACAGTCCAACGTGCCGTGCAGATGAGGGGAGACTGTTTGGATTCCTCACGGTTGCGCGACATCTGTCTCCGTCCACAGGCATGGAAGAAAAGGTGGTTTGTGCTCCGGAGCGGCCGTCTCACCGGGGACCCTGACGTGCTGGTGTATTACAAAAATGACCACTCCAAAAAGCCCATCCGCATCATCAACCTAAACCTGTGCGAGCAAGTGGATGCCGGGCTGACCTTCAACAAGAAAGACCTGGAGAACAGCTTCATCTTTGACATCAAGACCATCGAGCGGGTCTTCTACCTGGTGGCTGACACCGAGGAGGAGATGAACAAGTGGGTCCGCAGCATCTGCGAAATTTGCGGGTTCAACCCCACCGATGATGGTAAGAACTCAgggtcatatttttttttttccaaaccggtCCTCAGTTACCcctagacagtccatgtttttgctccctcttaggtaatgagctgggagggagcaaaaatgtagactgtctggcagggagctgagaaacactgcagcCTAGTCCATGGCTCCTACTAATGGGTTTTCAaggcaggtcacatgacacaggtTAAAGAACGTTGGGTCTGCTGGAGAAGGTGCTTATTCTCAGTGGCAGCCATCAAAGAGGCACATAATCAGTCCCATAAGGGTCAAAAGTGAGGTATGCAACTCAGAGCCCCTCTCAGTTCCCCCTCTCATTTGGCAGGATAATTCAAGTAAACATATTTGATACTGTGCTTTTTCTAATATGGTTGCACCACAACACTTAACACAAGACAtagcaaaaacagaaaaaacctGAAGCAAGAAGTGATACATGCAGCATCCCAGTTGGACTCAGAAGCAATATAAATTATACAATATTTAACATCAGCGGAACCAAAAATTCCCTGTATCCACACTAGAGGAGGAAAGTATCTGTGTTCCACAGCCCTCTGGTTGGATCTTCTGTCATGGACCTCTTGGAATTTTGATGCTTCAGAGTACCTAGGAGTGTGGGAGAACCTTGGCCCTTGGGATATACTGAAGCTGAGCATGGAAGTGTGATTTTTAAACCTGATCTCTGCCACTCTGGGCTTCAGTTATTAGCCAGCTCTGTTGTCTTAGTTTCTTTTGTATCCATGCCAACATTCATCTCCCTCCCCACCAGTAGGGCTTAAGCCCTCCCTTCCCTTCCCTCACTCCCACCCTCACATTTTGTAGCCAGCATACACAAACAAGCTAAAGCTCTGCAACCCATCAGTgtgcagttgtgtgtgtgtgtgtgtgtgtgtgagagagagagagagcaggccgTCAGGCTTGAGTGGCCATCATTTGTGACCATGGAAAATGTGGGGGCCCCCCTCGGTGTTTTCTGGAGTTGGCCGTCCGTGATCCTGTCTGTCGGAAGGCCATGTTCTGCAGATCAAAACCCTTTCTGCCatttaaccctaaccctaaccctaaacctaaccctaacccccagagAATAGTTATGCTGTGATTTGGGTTTCTGGAGGACAGTTGGGGAATGTATACTCAGCTGCGGCACTGTAGGCGTTGACATGTCTGGTGGTGAAGCAGTGCTTCCCTGCAAAAGATGTTAGCATTGCCTAAGCTTTCTTTGGGTTTGCTAAGGAaatgaagaccccccccccccaccccggtcgAGCCAATTCAGTGTAGGGAGGAAAATACATGAATCCCGTTGTCCAGGGTTTGTTGCTGACCACCTGCTTATATCAGCCATCAGGTTCCTGGTCCTGGTCAGGAGTAGTCTGTGTTTAGGATTGGCAGGATATAGTTGACCTTGTCTGAAACTTCAATTGAGAGTTTGAAAAGCTTCAAAAGAAACAATTACAGTATCTTCAAAAGTAAAGGGTCAGCTAGTTTCTTGCGATAACAGATAACAGGGGACCTTGAACAACTGGTGGTTTCTGGCAAAGCAAGAAGTTCAGCTCTGAGGAGGCCGTCAGGCAAGGCTAGGAGTAGGATCGGCCCTGGGACCCTGCTGAAGGCgcggggtggctgggggggtggcTTTTTACTGCAGGATGAAATCAGCAGCTTTCAGTGCAAACGAAGGACCCCCAGACCCCATTGATAAGTCCGCCTACCTGTAACCTTGAGGAATGGTAGTGAGGCCATGAACGTGCCCTGGGGGGGAAGCAATGTATTGAGCAGCAAATCaccggaaaaaaaaacaacctggtGGACCTGAGGAACTGACAACTTGAGGCTGTGTGGGACTCTACTTATCCCTGGCATGAGGGAAATCGACTTTTTAGGTCTTCAGTGGAAATTTGTCCACAACCATTCAAAAtccatgtctgtgtctgtgacaaAACAATCAGTTATAACATGAAGATACACAGCATCCACCCTCGGCAGACAGATCATGTGACTGTCAGCCTGACAAAATCATTTGCCATCTGTTTCATATAATGTCTCATACCATTTCAGTGGGATGTTTAAAAAGGACACTCACTGTACAGCTATCAAACTGAAGGGTATTTAACATGTATCAGAGACAGAGTTAGCTAatccaggtccagagagtaaaagtccagaccaagattttgtttcaaccaaccaattaagcataaagagtcacagtcacagagtactcaactggttggttcaaacaaaatcccggtctggacttgaATTACCCAACTCATCAGCGAGAAGCTCTGGGTGGGATGCGATGCGTTTATCATTGTTCCTTCAGACACGTGGACACCATGGGGTTCCGGTGTATGTTTGTGAAACATAATCAAGGCTGTGTTTAGATTTGGAGCTTGAAGCTGCCTGTCTCCAGCAGAGCGACAGTGGAGACAGCAGTGACTGGTTGTGGAGTTTTCATTCCTGTCCCCTGTAGGGCCGACGACAGCTGTAATAAGAGACATTCCCGACACAAAGCGAAATCAGTAGCAGTAGGCTTGCAAGCTCTCCACTTTATCTCCGTCCATATTTCACTTTCTACCCCCTAGGAGACTATCCACAAAGCATCTTTGTCCTTACCTTTTGACACACATACAAAGCGgttggcatggggggggggggagagagtggTGATACAGGCCATATTACTCCTGGAGTTCTCTTGTGTAGTAATAAGGGCGATGAGTTCAAGAGTTTTCAAGGCTGAACAGGCAAGAAAATGGGCAGCCCTTGGAACACCTCATTTCCTTGTGGTCTGGAGTCGATTATCCAGAATAAACAGGCTCTGCAGCTCAGTGCTTTCCTCTGTCAGCAACATGTGAGCAGCGTGACACTGTTCATGAAACTTCCCCCGCTGTTTCCAGCCGTCGCTGAGATTCTGAATTGTGCCTTGCAAACTTAATTCGTGGCttgtcttttatttatttaaatttctattttagtacaaaaaaaaaatgcgatATGCTTCGCGGCAACTGCAGTGATTGTTATATCACTGATTAGTTAATTACTCAATAAAGAGGGTTCAGCTGGAACAGGGACTCACCACTGGGACTGGGGTCGGTTGCTTTCCAGACTCACGGAAGCCACCGGCACACTCCGGCGGCGCTGTGGTGGACGTGCCCCCGCACCCGGCACATGCTAGCATCGCCCCCCCGGTCATCGCCAGTGTGCCGCCCCCCTACCAGCCCGTCAGCGTCCGGCACCTGGAGCATTCGTCCGACCTGGAGGAGCCGCAGGAATATGTATTACTGGTGAACTGCGAGAGCAAGAAGCCGGACACCAGGTGAGACGTGCGACCGACGTCTGAATGGATGAAATGCGGTCACTGGGTTACAGTGGAAAGGGTAGAATCGCTGTCTTTGAATATGTGCTTAAATGGGTGTCGGAGGGTTGATCTGTTAATCCAGGTTTCTTTTAACTTGGTCTTTTTTTTGTCTAAGAATAAAATTTTACCTCAGTTTTCAGCTTAAGGATGTTGGTTTTCCGTGCAGCTGGCTTTTTACGTTCCATAGTGGCGTTTGAACACTGCACCAGTGGTGCACTTTCCATACAGGATGGTGAACAGAGTGCATAGGCCGACGCCCATCCCTGACCATAAACTGATCTGCCTCCCTCGTGTCATCGCTGTAGTTCCCTGGGACACGGGGACCAGGAGTACATGCTCCTCGAGCAGTGTGAGAGCAGGAGCGCTAGCCTGTGAGTGTGTTGTGCTGAGAtgggagctgtgtgtgtgtgcgggtgtgtgtgtgtggagtgatGTGCACACATGCTCGTGTGTACCCCCGTACACTTGCATGATGCCTCCCACAAACGACCGCTTACCGTTTTATACACCTGCAGAACAGGGTTGATATTTACCCGCGCAGACGTACAACTGCAGACACACACTCGAACAGATACTTTCACAATTCCACGTATACTCGATGACGTATTTGCGTGTGCTCACTgacagtcacacacaaacaggaaTCCCATGCATGATACAGGAAACAGATAATGACTAATAAATGACGTGTGAAACCTAGTTATTTTGCACTGTCAGTAATACCATAATTTTTGCTGATTTCCTTATTAGTTTCCAATGGGTAAAACTGGCTAATTTTGACTGCATGTAATAATCACACACTCTGTTCCtgaaatcctggtttaattaaTGGGATGCCCTAACGACGGTACTACAGCTGACAGTAACTGAATAGCTACCCAGCTGTCACTCATGGATGGTTTTGGTTTCCCCCTCTTCTTCCCAGTAGGCCTGTAATCGAGCTGTCCAAGTCCAAGTCCACGGAGACGGACTGCAACGATAACATCCCTTCTCACAGGACCATGAAGCCCTCAAACTCCAAGCATGGCTCCGTGAATGGCTTCTTCCCGCAGTCAGCCGCCATCTATGACTCTCCCCCACCCCGCGCGGCGTCCATGTCCGTAGACACAGGCCTGTATTTGTTGCCGCGCAGTTACTCTCAAGACACTGTACTATTGCCCAAGTCGTCGGCCTCTTCCCCACCCATGCCGGGGGCGGAGTCAGCAGGCGAGCTTCGCGCCTGCGGCGTGCCCCCCCGCCGGGAACCTGTGGAGCATCGTCTCAGACAGGTATCCCTCAGCTATGATATCCCCCCCACTCCCGGGGGCAGCAGCACTTACCAGGTACCCAGGACGCTCGGGCCGGAGGTGGCTGTATCCGTACTCTCGGACgtgccccctccccgccccccaaaaCCCTCCCCAGCCGCCCCACCCGAGCGCTCCCCAACAGAAACGTACGCCATCCCACGCCCGGTCTCGGAGACGGAGAGCAACTACTGCGTCCCCACTGGGGGTCGGACTCACCACAGCAACACCATCAGCGTGATGGACGCCTCTCGCCTCAGGAAAGGTCAGTGCCTGCATTGCTGGCCCACCCCAGTTTGGCCACCCTTATCTCCATGGCCCCACCTTTCACTTCTCCTGCTTCCTTTCGTTACACCTGACCTGCTGTCACTGGTCCTACCCCTCAGTGCCTCCAGTGGGCTTTTGCCTCAATTATCTCCATCCCACACTGGACGTACACTGCAAGCGTCAGACACACAACTGCTTTCAGATGCACACATGCATGCTGCATTCTGCATCATACACTGCCAGTACAAAGCCCTTGTCAGTGtcaaaaaaaattaggaaaggGGGATTGCTCTCCACGCAATCTTTTATCCTATACAATTGGAGCCCTAAAATTTAATTACAGAAGTAAACTTTTCTCTCTCTTCTGATGGAGTGTTTATATTGTCTGTTGTTGTTATAGTAACCCTCGATGAAGACTTTGAAGCGGATGCATGGCTTCAGACAGCTCCCTCTAGTGGCTACGTACAGTAACACGTGGCTGTTTGCTCTTAGATGAATGGCGGGATGTTTATTTTGATGGCTAATGATAAATGGAAGAGCAGAAGAAGCTCAAAGTTGTCATTTTCCGAGACCTTCCCAAGAGTTCGGACTTCGGGAAGTCCAAATCTGGCAGATTTCATGTGAAAATTGAAACGAGGGACATTTATCTAAACATCAAAGCTTCTGAGTTTGCCCACTGGGCACCCAGGTACAAATCAGATTATACTGAAGAGCTGATAGTAGGTAATTTAACAGACGGTGCAACACAACGTAAACATTTCCTTGCAAATGCGCACGCAGTGCTAATGATCGCCCAGTACCGGACTTAGAAAAACCCATCTCACTTGCAATTTGGTTGCATGAGGAACCCTCTGTGTTTGAACCGGGTCAGTAACCATTGGCGCGTGGTTGGCCAGTAGTCATGTGACCAAGGCTGAGCAAACCACAGAAGGAACACGTGTCAAGGGCATCGCACCCAAAACCAAGATGGCCACCTCATAGCCTACCACTGGCACTGATGCCTGTGGTAGCTGTACCAGATGTCGAGGCATACCTGGGGTGGAAGGCCGCTGATGTAGAGTGCTTTCATCCCCAGTGTGTTCACATCAACTGTACGCTTATAGTAAATGGACAGACAAACTCCCAGACTGCAGCACAGTCTCTACCTGTATATCTGTGATTGATTTAATATAGTCTCCATGTATAAACTTACAAATAATTTAATATCAAGTCTGCTATTTCCCATTTCAGCCCCCATCTCATGGCTGCCTCAGGATCTGCCCATTGTAGGGCAGCCTTGAGCAATCGCTTTCAGAAAGTCTTTCTGATTCTTCAGTGAAACGAAACCTACAGGAAATGTTGACCGCGCTCTGCCCGCTTTCCATCCCTAAGCACAAGGTTCTGCTTTCATATGAACCACTGTGGAACAGCACTCTGAGTTCAGCTTGGAGTGTGGAGCACTTAACCAAAAACACCATTCCTGGAATGCTATCTCAAAGGGCATCGTAAAGTCCTCGACACGTCTCTGAGGCCTATTATTATGGCACTGTTATTACGCAACATCGGACTTTTGCGTCATACTCTTGCGAGGCGCATTAATGATTTTGCTTCAGAATAACTCTCATAAACCATTGCGTGGCATTTTTCGAATAATCCCCttcaaaaaaaaagtgcaaatgcCCAGTGGCGGTACTTAATGATTAAATTATAGATTGGATGACATCGGAAGGGTCGGCTTAAACGACACATTGGTGCCAGGGTCAGCTAGAATGACAGGATGCATGATACATGAATAACAAATAACTGCATATTTGCAAGGCAAGCATGTTTAGGATTGAGCTACGAAGAAAAACTTCCATTGAGGGTGATTAGTCCTGGACTCGTTTGTGTGTGGTGACCCTACGGGCACAGACAGCTTTGACTGGGATTCATATAGAAACCAGGCAGTTCTCAAGATGCAGCCTGTGCCGTTTCATTAATTCCCCAAACTCGCTACAAATGAACGATCTTGCTCCGGTAAAAGGGTTTAGCCGCTCGTGTTTGCCGATCAGCTCATGTTTCACGTGGTTTCCTAGAGGCGCGATTTTCCAGGAAGTGACATGCTTAGTCTTGTGCTTCTTGTGAATTTACTTTTCCGGGAATTTTGTCGTCTTTCGTATGCTTATTGCTGCGTCTTTAGCATGAGGTTTGGGCTGATGCTTAGTCTTCAAAACTTATACAATGAGTGTTAAAATTACTCCTACCTATTGCCCTCCTGCTCCTTGCTTACAAGCTGTACTACAAGGAAACTTTATCAGTTCAGAAGAGTACAGAAAAAGGTGTAAAagatgtggtgtgtgtgtgtgtagtggtATATCAATACATTTATGCCTTTTCCAGATTTCGGATCCCAAGATTGCTACGACATCCCAAGAATTCTGTCGGATAGAAGCAGTTCATTTGACTTCAATGACAGCTTAAATGGCAGCTTTGTAAGTCTTTTTTTTAACGTAAGAGATTTTGTTATTGAGAGTTTTGAAGGATTACCCTTCTGTAATTGAAAGGTTTTTCAGTGATTCTGTACAGCCCATCCCCAGACAGAAGAATGTGGCCTTTGCCATtactgtgatttttattttttttgtcatgaaATTGCAGCAGTTTACACAGTTCTGTGATCCTGTTTACCGAGTACAGAAGAGCAATCGCATGATTGCGTCCAGCAGTGCTTCGATGGAGGAGGTGGATGAGAACTATGTACCCATGAGTGCCAACTCGCCCTCCCACCATCAGATGGGGAGCATGGTAGAGCTCATCCACGAGACAAACTACGTGCCCATGACGCCAAGCCCGGCCGAGTTCTCCTCCCTGGGCAAGCAGGTCCCCCCACCAGCACACATGGGCTTCCGCACCAGCCCCAAGACCCCACCGCGCCGGACCATGCTGATCAGTGACTGCCAGCCCCCACCAGTTCACCGCAACCTTAAACCGGACCGGAAAGGTGAACTGGGAGGACGGGGTTCTGTGTGTACCTGAATGTGAGCGTGTGTCTGTGCACACAGGTATGTCAGGATGATGCTCAGTGTGTCTGCATGACCATCAGTATATCTGTTTGGTCAAAATGGCTACTTTTCTAATGAATTCCTACTCCTCTCTCTCCATCACACTCTATTGTTCTGCATGCTTGACAAGAGAATCGTACATTTATGAGTTTCTGTGTTTGGGTCAGCTAAAAGGATAGCAGTTCTTGAATTCAGACCAATGTAAATGGACaggctgccattttttttttttttttttaactattctTAACATCTTCAGTATAAGTCACCATGCAACCTCTTCCTATTGGTTCCAGCTGGTACTAAATATGGCAGGGGGGCCTGGGCTTTGGGGGGAATTCCGAAGCCGCCGTTTTTAGCATTTTGGTATTTTGTTCCTTTCGCTGGCACCCGCCgcgtgattccccccccccccccccctcacctccgTTCCCATTGTTACCCGCTGAATGGGCCCCTTTGATTACACATTCACCCTGCGTGTTACTGCAGAGGAGGGAGgatgggggagtgggggtgggggggttccaTAACAGAACTGCCACAGGAGTGCTGCTTGATTTTTGGAATGGCATTCACTGTAAAACAAGAGGAATTGGAGGTTGTGCTATGAGGATGATGAAACACACACCCACGGTACGTTGTATAATGAAGGGACAGGCACAGACCCATCACCCACAAAACCTGCGCTCCCTCTTTGGCTTTCATGGTCTCTGGTCCATGAAGGAGTGTTCTCATCTTCCACCTGGTGGTCAGGAATGCTTCCTGTTGCCACTGTTTTTCTGTGCAAGACACTCTACGCTAGCTTAAGGCTTGTTGCCGCATCGCTCTGCTATGATCTGTGGCTCCGTACAGCTTGTCTTGAATGAATGGATTGTCTTGCATGTGATTGGGGTATGATAGGGATCTCTGATCCCCCGGCAGGGGACGCGTCCCCTTTCCAGTTTCTGTTTTTGCTGCTTTTTCTACAGCTGAACTTCAGTTTGACGTCCTGCTCGCCAAGTTACGGGTCACACAGAGAGCAGCTGTATGCTCTATCCATTTGCTTTGCATGGGGAGGTGGCTGAGATGGTGAGAATTAAAGGTTTGGTTTAAAAGAGTGTTCTTTTCTTACCAATCAGGTCAGAGCCCAAAAGTAAGGGTGAAGCCGATTGGTTTAGAGCGAACTGATTCACAAACCGTAGGTGAACTCCCAGGACGCCGCAAGGGTAGGTACagtgctgtttttttaaatacgaATTCTGACGGTTCTGTTTTTTGCAGTTTCTTCGTTTAACCGTTTAAATATAGATGGATCTTTCACTAATTAAAACCATCAAAAGAAAAGACAATTCAAGTCTCCGGAAGTCTCGTGTTCTGTTCATATTGTGTTTCTCTGTTTGCTTTCCCATTTCATGATACATATACACACGCTATCAAAAGACACTTAGTGCATTTTGGGCCCACAGGTTTCTGATACCCTTCTCTTTGTGTCTGAAGAAAGATGCTTTGACACCTTCTTGCTACATCGGCTGAAGTATAAGCCCTGTGCTCATCACATATGTCCCTTTAGCAGAGGCGAAGAGCGTTATCAGGCGAGACAAGGCAGACTTCTGCTGGCTGCATGTGAGCGCCGGTGCattttagagagtctgctttaCAAGGCCACTGTGTGTTTCTGGTTAtcagtgtttgttttgtgtGATGAATCCCACCAGCTGGTGCCCGTCAGTTAGCCCGCCAGAGACATTTATCCAGAAATACGGCAGATTGCCCCCTGTTGGGGCGTTGCTGCAGCTGGACGTCCTCCAGCCCCAGCTGCGTAGAGATAATTACCAATGACGACAGGAACGTGTTACCATCCCGAATGTGCTCTCATGGccattttcattcattcttGATCCAGTGTTCCTGTGCCACTGCGACGCTGTACCTCCTGGTTTTTCACTGGGCCAGTGAGCGACGCAGCTTCTGTGGTCATGCAAGGTTGCGATTAAAGCGACGAGCCACACACCTGTAGACACAATGAGAAACGCGCGTGCCAGCTGTTCACAGTAGTACAGGAATGCTGCAGTCGCATGAGATCTGGGGATTATGAGGAGTGGCTGCCTGTTATAC is part of the Paramormyrops kingsleyae isolate MSU_618 chromosome 25, PKINGS_0.4, whole genome shotgun sequence genome and encodes:
- the gab1 gene encoding GRB2-associated-binding protein 1 isoform X7, coding for MNKWVRSICEICGFNPTDDDSRKPPAHSGGAVVDVPPHPAHASIAPPVIASVPPPYQPVSVRHLEHSSDLEEPQEYVLLVNCESKKPDTSSLGHGDQEYMLLEQCESRSASLPVIELSKSKSTETDCNDNIPSHRTMKPSNSKHGSVNGFFPQSAAIYDSPPPRAASMSVDTGLYLLPRSYSQDTVLLPKSSASSPPMPGAESAGELRACGVPPRREPVEHRLRQVSLSYDIPPTPGGSSTYQVPRTLGPEVAVSVLSDVPPPRPPKPSPAAPPERSPTETYAIPRPVSETESNYCVPTGGRTHHSNTISVMDASRLRKDFGSQDCYDIPRILSDRSSSFDFNDSLNGSFQFTQFCDPVYRVQKSNRMIASSSASMEEVDENYVPMSANSPSHHQMGSMVELIHETNYVPMTPSPAEFSSLGKQVPPPAHMGFRTSPKTPPRRTMLISDCQPPPVHRNLKPDRKGQSPKVRVKPIGLERTDSQTVGELPGRRKARPAPLEIKTLPEWEELPAPVHSPVTRSFARDPSRFPMPSRPPSVHSTASSDESDECEENYVAMYNSSMPSDDTSMKLGPQMSTDGGSSPTTKTKADKQVEYLDLDLDTGKSTPPRKKKSNGTGSSVSDERVDYVVVDQQRTQALKNTREAWNDERQSTETDTSTKGSK